A DNA window from Mya arenaria isolate MELC-2E11 chromosome 17, ASM2691426v1 contains the following coding sequences:
- the LOC128224918 gene encoding WD repeat-containing protein 31-like isoform X2, whose amino-acid sequence MKSRSNRHEESRHGKYDAGVPAEIHAGNGPVHSDSVVSLAKIQPGLCLSGSKDKTIVLYDYHNHRLEDRWTGHDREITKVCYGIHCRGVFSASRDKTVKLWHRGHASPIREFNRHELVVSAIDLNKDNSLLCSGSRDNTLKLWDVETGQFLRENKTSRNLVTDVKFVADSHLLVQTGEDKEVRLFDTRTMSITHNFPRKQYIQMCCDVSPDGNYCLTCSNGFGGNGCEATLWDLRSLQIIQEYHGHSEALESCIFLPSPGDRPLLATSSRDCSVRVWDQNSRACIAQCTISCSGPLTSLIAYEDNSICVSSFNEGIHELKLYPSEGRLVQRTRF is encoded by the exons ATGAAGTCTCGTTCAAATCGCCATGAAGAATCCAGGCATGGCAAGTATGATGCAGGTGTTCCTGCAGAGATACATGCTGGCAATGGTCCAGTCCACTCAGATTCTGTGGTCAGCCTGGCCAAGATACAGCCAGGGCTTTGCTTGTCTGGGAGCAAGGACAAG ACGATAGTTCTGTATGACTACCACAACCACCGGCTAGAGGACAGATGGACAGGACATGATCGAGAAATCACAAAG GTTTGCTATGGTATTCACTGTAGAGGAGTGTTCAGTGCGTCCCGGGACAAGACAGTTAAACTGTGGCACAGAGGGCATGCCAGCCCGATCAGGGAGTTCAACAGACATGAACTGGTCGTTTCAGCCATAGATTTAAACAAAG ACAACAGCCTGCTGTGTAGCGGGTCTCGTGACAACACATTGAAACTGTGGGACGTGGAGACAGGACAGTTTCTCAGAGAAAATAAGACATCCAGAAATCTA GTCACAGATGTGAAGTTTGTAGCCGATAGTCACCTTCTAGTCCAGACTGGGGAAGATAAAGAAGTCAG GTTGTTTGACACACGGACGATGTCAATCACCCACAACTTCCCCCGCAAACAGTACATCCAGATGTGTTGTGATGTTAGCCCTGACGGAAACTACTGCCTCACGTGTAGTAACGGTTTTGGTGGCAATGGGTGTGAAGCTACG CTATGGGATCTGCGAAGCCTACAGATTATTCAGGAGTACCACGGTCACTCTGAGGCGCTGGAGTCGTGTATATTCCTCCCATCCCCCGGTGATCGCCCGCTACTGGCAACCTCTTCCCGGGACTGTTCAGTTCGCGTCTGGGATCAAAACTCACGAG CATGTATTGCCCAGTGTACCATCAGCTGTTCTGGCCCCCTCACGTCACTTATAGCATATGAAGATAACAG CATTTGTGTGTCAAGTTTCAATGAAGGAATCCATGAGCTGAAATTATATCCCAGTGAAGGAAGACTAGTACAACGGACTAGGTTCTAG
- the LOC128224918 gene encoding WD repeat-containing protein 31-like isoform X1 encodes MGKLFSKNKGPKHQAQGFDSIEGGMKSRSNRHEESRHGKYDAGVPAEIHAGNGPVHSDSVVSLAKIQPGLCLSGSKDKTIVLYDYHNHRLEDRWTGHDREITKVCYGIHCRGVFSASRDKTVKLWHRGHASPIREFNRHELVVSAIDLNKDNSLLCSGSRDNTLKLWDVETGQFLRENKTSRNLVTDVKFVADSHLLVQTGEDKEVRLFDTRTMSITHNFPRKQYIQMCCDVSPDGNYCLTCSNGFGGNGCEATLWDLRSLQIIQEYHGHSEALESCIFLPSPGDRPLLATSSRDCSVRVWDQNSRACIAQCTISCSGPLTSLIAYEDNSICVSSFNEGIHELKLYPSEGRLVQRTRF; translated from the exons ATGGGTAAACTATTCAGTAAGAACAAGGGCCCCAAGCACCA AGCTCAAGGCTTTGACAGTATTGAGGGAGGGATGAAGTCTCGTTCAAATCGCCATGAAGAATCCAGGCATGGCAAGTATGATGCAGGTGTTCCTGCAGAGATACATGCTGGCAATGGTCCAGTCCACTCAGATTCTGTGGTCAGCCTGGCCAAGATACAGCCAGGGCTTTGCTTGTCTGGGAGCAAGGACAAG ACGATAGTTCTGTATGACTACCACAACCACCGGCTAGAGGACAGATGGACAGGACATGATCGAGAAATCACAAAG GTTTGCTATGGTATTCACTGTAGAGGAGTGTTCAGTGCGTCCCGGGACAAGACAGTTAAACTGTGGCACAGAGGGCATGCCAGCCCGATCAGGGAGTTCAACAGACATGAACTGGTCGTTTCAGCCATAGATTTAAACAAAG ACAACAGCCTGCTGTGTAGCGGGTCTCGTGACAACACATTGAAACTGTGGGACGTGGAGACAGGACAGTTTCTCAGAGAAAATAAGACATCCAGAAATCTA GTCACAGATGTGAAGTTTGTAGCCGATAGTCACCTTCTAGTCCAGACTGGGGAAGATAAAGAAGTCAG GTTGTTTGACACACGGACGATGTCAATCACCCACAACTTCCCCCGCAAACAGTACATCCAGATGTGTTGTGATGTTAGCCCTGACGGAAACTACTGCCTCACGTGTAGTAACGGTTTTGGTGGCAATGGGTGTGAAGCTACG CTATGGGATCTGCGAAGCCTACAGATTATTCAGGAGTACCACGGTCACTCTGAGGCGCTGGAGTCGTGTATATTCCTCCCATCCCCCGGTGATCGCCCGCTACTGGCAACCTCTTCCCGGGACTGTTCAGTTCGCGTCTGGGATCAAAACTCACGAG CATGTATTGCCCAGTGTACCATCAGCTGTTCTGGCCCCCTCACGTCACTTATAGCATATGAAGATAACAG CATTTGTGTGTCAAGTTTCAATGAAGGAATCCATGAGCTGAAATTATATCCCAGTGAAGGAAGACTAGTACAACGGACTAGGTTCTAG